From Amycolatopsis sp. YIM 10, the proteins below share one genomic window:
- a CDS encoding alpha/beta fold hydrolase gives MATFVLVHGAWHSGRSWDRVVPLLESAGHRVLAPSLTGYGDKAHLLSPEVGLGTHIDDVAGLIEGEDLDDVVLVGHSYAGMVISGVAHRIPERIAHLVFLDAMVPEDGETAVDVLPVTKQLIDLAVDGWRVPPMPEQPPPLGLFGVTDPEDVAWLRSMLSDQPVRCLREPVRLDHPAARTIPRTHIHCVEGEPAGITRRPVPAGERVRELPTGHDCMITTPVELVELLIEAA, from the coding sequence ATGGCCACATTTGTGTTGGTACACGGCGCCTGGCACAGCGGGCGGAGCTGGGACCGGGTGGTTCCGCTGCTGGAGTCGGCCGGGCACCGGGTGCTCGCCCCGTCGCTGACCGGTTACGGCGACAAGGCACACCTGCTGAGCCCCGAGGTCGGGCTCGGCACCCACATCGACGACGTCGCCGGCCTGATCGAAGGCGAGGATCTCGACGACGTCGTGCTCGTGGGGCACAGCTACGCCGGGATGGTCATCTCGGGAGTCGCCCACCGAATCCCGGAGCGGATCGCGCATCTGGTGTTCCTCGACGCGATGGTTCCCGAAGACGGCGAAACCGCGGTCGATGTCCTTCCCGTCACCAAGCAGCTCATCGACCTCGCCGTCGACGGCTGGCGGGTTCCGCCGATGCCGGAGCAGCCACCACCGCTCGGCTTGTTCGGCGTCACCGATCCCGAGGACGTCGCCTGGTTGCGCTCGATGCTGTCAGACCAGCCGGTGCGATGCCTGCGAGAGCCGGTCCGGCTGGACCACCCGGCCGCGCGCACGATCCCCCGTACGCACATCCACTGCGTCGAGGGCGAGCCGGCGGGTATCACCCGGCGCCCCGTCCCGGCAGGCGAGCGGGTCCGGGAGCTGCCGACCGGCCACGACTGCATGATCACCACGCCGGTCGAACTGGTCGAGCTGCTGATCGAGGCAGCCTGA
- a CDS encoding alpha/beta fold hydrolase has translation MGESVAEVVLVHGIGQQQKSAETIESQYLPGLAGGVRLGGRPAIADQLWRAGRPGGLEARVAFYGDYFLRADQQGDETELPPEAAAVAARLTVEWSRNIAERASDPRERKRADAALEQAEGLVADPQGLRAGLRPLMNLLARFRPIATLGEVTAGKLLRTAIVQVSRYLTDDDLRAAVQARVAEHLGPETRVLIGHSLGSVVAFEAAHRLGFRLPLLVTLGSPLGLRNVVYERIRPQPPATPPQVRRWINVADRDDLVAADLDLQRRFTGAHGVLETTYTVDNGAHPHEATFYLTKREVGGPVGETLAAPAHRD, from the coding sequence ATGGGGGAGTCGGTGGCGGAAGTTGTGCTCGTCCACGGCATCGGGCAGCAGCAGAAGTCGGCCGAGACCATCGAAAGCCAGTACCTGCCCGGCCTCGCCGGTGGCGTGCGCCTCGGCGGTCGTCCGGCCATCGCCGACCAGCTGTGGCGAGCTGGCCGTCCCGGCGGACTCGAGGCCAGGGTCGCCTTCTACGGCGACTACTTCCTCCGCGCGGACCAGCAAGGAGACGAAACCGAACTGCCGCCGGAAGCAGCCGCGGTCGCCGCACGCCTGACCGTCGAGTGGTCGCGCAACATCGCCGAGCGCGCCAGCGACCCGCGGGAGCGCAAACGAGCCGACGCGGCACTCGAACAAGCCGAAGGGCTGGTCGCCGATCCACAAGGGCTGCGCGCCGGACTGCGGCCGCTGATGAACCTGCTGGCGCGCTTCCGGCCCATCGCGACGCTCGGCGAAGTCACCGCGGGGAAACTGCTGCGCACCGCGATCGTGCAGGTCAGCCGCTACCTCACCGACGACGACCTCCGCGCGGCGGTACAGGCACGCGTCGCCGAACACCTCGGCCCCGAAACACGGGTCCTGATCGGCCACTCGCTGGGCTCGGTCGTCGCCTTCGAAGCCGCACACCGCCTCGGCTTCCGGCTGCCGCTGCTGGTCACCCTCGGCTCACCGCTGGGGCTGCGCAACGTCGTCTACGAGCGCATCCGGCCGCAACCACCGGCAACACCGCCGCAGGTCCGCCGCTGGATCAACGTCGCCGACCGCGACGACCTCGTCGCCGCCGACCTCGACCTGCAACGCCGCTTCACCGGCGCCCACGGCGTCCTCGAAACCACCTACACCGTCGACAACGGCGCCCACCCGCACGAGGCCACCTTCTACCTCACCAAACGCGAAGTCGGCGGCCCAGTCGGCGAAACCCTCGCCGCGCCCGCGCATCGCGACTGA
- a CDS encoding tetratricopeptide repeat protein — protein sequence MSKVVIMPGRLLLVIGSNWGARPPLPFLPDAARELYEVLLHPRPGQCAPALPDRSLLHDPSAADLDKAIEDAFEAASRQEATLIVAFTGHGVTSGDDYYLLAADSPELPDSRTAYLLGQRFKELFRRYPGIDGLVLLLDTCESGRAADAAGQEWIEVLRRGERRFELLTATGDGPAFGGCFSKSLTYLMEHGSLAATDRLGCADVREPVNELCHHQQTAHLAFTGATRGSGDPTLWLAHNAAVARRRVALDGTVFASTAATVLRHFQPTASLTQVRAELADGRSVGIAGAAGCGKTALLTALTRRTEQRRVHCAWLGTEPAHTTEQVATELARQLAGTVTGFAEAQAAFRTAGTDEWQRADAVERLLAGPLRTLGQRVLIVLDDVTAPPMRRVADGLAALPRVQLVVTARERAELPAGCAVVEVGAAEPDAVVRYAQNRGLSADVADELIRRSGGSWLTISLLADVAVREAAVEEPAGLAGFYASALDSVTDGTLFRQEELGPALAVLATARDGAKIPFTVFDGAVRRLGGPARPSRLRELLSRLTGIVTHGHAIDGTDQYGLVHAKFAEYLRARPAAKISLPQAHAALADAIEEAAPMTQHRPDDPVHGYAGRAEPEHLWQAGRHDEAFACLEARQSLINAENVRLWSDWEKRIRRELGATHPLTFRAGARHARAIGELGDATHALELLRELVDDARHTFGAEDLTTMEVEDHFGYWTSQTGDHPGARALFADLADRYTRQLGEDDPKTLMARHHLALTTAKAEQPEAALAIWDEVEARRERVLGEDHVDTLRTRLNILVWTEEIRHPPPERFSYRSLLTQMLDTFGEDHPETITVSYFEARSRLRQGVSDEARLSLQELLPRAERVLGPDSIWVREIRDRLGDPGPR from the coding sequence TTGAGCAAGGTAGTGATCATGCCGGGGAGACTGCTGCTGGTGATCGGCTCCAACTGGGGTGCGCGCCCACCGCTGCCGTTCCTGCCCGACGCGGCCCGTGAGCTGTACGAAGTGCTGCTGCATCCGCGGCCGGGGCAGTGCGCGCCCGCGTTGCCGGACCGGTCGCTGTTGCACGATCCGTCCGCGGCCGACCTGGACAAGGCGATCGAGGACGCCTTCGAGGCCGCCTCGCGGCAGGAGGCCACGCTGATCGTGGCGTTCACCGGTCACGGCGTGACCAGTGGCGACGACTACTACCTGCTCGCCGCCGACTCGCCGGAGCTGCCGGACTCACGCACGGCGTACCTGCTCGGCCAGCGGTTCAAGGAACTCTTCCGGCGTTATCCGGGCATCGACGGTCTGGTCCTGCTGCTGGACACCTGCGAGTCGGGTCGCGCCGCCGACGCCGCGGGACAGGAGTGGATCGAGGTGCTGCGCCGCGGCGAACGACGGTTCGAGCTGCTCACCGCGACCGGTGACGGCCCCGCGTTCGGCGGCTGTTTCTCCAAGTCCCTGACCTACCTGATGGAGCACGGCAGTCTCGCGGCGACCGACCGGCTCGGTTGCGCCGACGTGCGCGAACCCGTGAACGAGCTGTGCCACCACCAGCAGACCGCGCACCTGGCCTTCACCGGCGCCACCCGCGGCAGCGGAGACCCCACGCTGTGGCTGGCGCACAACGCCGCCGTGGCCAGGCGCCGGGTCGCGCTCGACGGCACGGTGTTCGCCAGCACCGCGGCCACGGTGCTGCGTCATTTCCAGCCGACCGCCTCCTTGACGCAGGTGCGCGCGGAACTCGCCGACGGCCGCAGCGTGGGGATCGCCGGAGCGGCCGGGTGCGGCAAGACGGCCCTGCTGACCGCGTTGACCCGGCGGACGGAGCAGCGGCGGGTCCACTGCGCCTGGCTGGGCACCGAGCCGGCTCACACGACCGAGCAGGTCGCCACCGAACTCGCCCGGCAGCTGGCCGGAACGGTCACCGGGTTCGCCGAGGCACAAGCGGCGTTTCGCACTGCGGGCACGGACGAGTGGCAGCGAGCTGACGCCGTGGAGCGCCTGCTGGCCGGACCGCTTCGGACGCTGGGCCAGCGGGTGCTCATCGTCCTGGACGACGTCACGGCACCGCCGATGCGCCGGGTCGCCGATGGTCTCGCCGCGCTCCCACGGGTTCAGCTGGTGGTGACGGCTCGCGAGCGCGCGGAGTTGCCTGCCGGGTGCGCCGTGGTCGAGGTCGGTGCGGCTGAACCGGACGCGGTGGTGCGCTACGCCCAGAACCGCGGCCTGTCCGCGGACGTGGCGGACGAGCTGATCCGGCGCAGCGGTGGTAGCTGGCTGACGATCAGCCTGCTCGCCGACGTGGCCGTCCGGGAGGCCGCGGTCGAAGAACCGGCGGGGCTGGCGGGCTTTTACGCGTCCGCGCTGGATTCTGTCACCGACGGCACGTTGTTCCGGCAGGAAGAACTGGGGCCGGCGCTGGCCGTGCTCGCCACCGCGCGGGACGGGGCCAAGATTCCGTTCACCGTGTTCGACGGGGCCGTACGGCGCCTCGGCGGCCCCGCGCGGCCGTCCCGCTTGCGGGAGCTGCTCAGCCGGCTGACGGGTATCGTCACGCACGGCCACGCCATCGACGGCACCGACCAGTACGGCCTGGTCCACGCCAAGTTCGCCGAGTACCTGCGGGCTCGGCCGGCCGCGAAGATCAGCCTGCCGCAGGCCCATGCGGCACTGGCCGACGCGATCGAGGAGGCCGCCCCGATGACCCAGCACCGCCCGGACGACCCGGTGCACGGCTACGCCGGCCGCGCCGAGCCGGAACACCTGTGGCAGGCAGGCCGTCACGACGAGGCCTTCGCCTGCCTGGAAGCACGGCAATCCCTGATCAATGCCGAAAACGTCCGGCTGTGGTCGGACTGGGAGAAGCGGATCCGGCGGGAACTGGGCGCCACCCACCCGCTCACCTTCCGCGCGGGGGCGCGGCACGCCAGAGCGATCGGTGAACTCGGCGACGCCACGCACGCGCTGGAACTGCTGCGCGAGCTCGTCGACGACGCCCGGCACACCTTCGGCGCCGAGGATCTCACCACGATGGAGGTCGAGGACCACTTCGGCTACTGGACGTCCCAAACCGGAGATCACCCCGGCGCCCGGGCGTTGTTCGCCGACCTCGCCGATCGGTACACCCGGCAACTCGGTGAGGACGACCCGAAAACGCTCATGGCGCGTCACCACTTGGCCTTGACCACCGCCAAAGCCGAGCAGCCCGAGGCCGCGCTGGCGATCTGGGACGAAGTCGAAGCCCGGCGCGAACGGGTGTTGGGCGAGGACCACGTCGACACGCTCCGTACCCGGCTGAACATTCTGGTGTGGACCGAGGAAATCAGGCACCCCCCCCCCGAACGTTTTTCCTATCGCAGCCTGCTCACTCAGATGCTCGACACGTTCGGGGAGGATCACCCCGAGACCATCACGGTCAGTTATTTCGAAGCGAGGTCGCGCCTGCGTCAAGGCGTCTCGGACGAGGCGCGCCTGTCCCTGCAGGAACTGCTGCCACGGGCCGAACGCGTCCTCGGGCCGGACAGCATCTGGGTGCGGGAAATCCGCGACCGGCTCGGCGATCCCGGGCCGCGGTGA
- a CDS encoding glycosyltransferase family 4 protein, translated as MTDDRPLRVALLSYRGKPTCGGQGVYVRHLSRALADLGHEVEVIGGPPYPVLGDGVRFTPLPGLDLYADENPFRTPQPRELRSLPALIEYAGLKRGRFTEPLAFSLRARHYLRGHAFDVIHDNQGLGYGLLGLPGLVATIHHPVAIDRAWELDGASPQRQREVLAWYRFLDMQRRVARRIPQLIAPAAAGAGATSAWLGIPPERITITPLGVDTAVFRPDRSTGRVPGRIVTTASADAPIKGLADLLTAAAALRPGWRGELHVVGTLRPGGPAARQIARLGLPVRFHRGLTDAQLADLISSAEVACVPSRYEGFSLPALEAMACGTPLVCTTAGALPEVTGPDGHAALHAAPGDPAALTRALRTLLSDTALRRRLGAAGVTRAARFTWRATAEATVAAYRSHLRPAVLSAC; from the coding sequence GTGACTGACGATCGACCGTTGCGCGTGGCTTTGCTGTCCTACCGTGGGAAACCGACCTGCGGTGGCCAGGGCGTGTACGTCCGCCACCTCAGTCGCGCGCTCGCCGACCTGGGCCACGAAGTCGAGGTCATCGGCGGCCCGCCCTACCCCGTTCTCGGTGACGGGGTGCGTTTCACGCCGCTGCCGGGCCTGGATCTCTACGCGGACGAGAATCCGTTCCGCACCCCGCAACCGCGGGAACTGCGGTCGCTGCCCGCGTTGATCGAGTACGCCGGACTCAAACGCGGGCGGTTCACCGAGCCGCTGGCGTTCTCCTTGCGCGCCCGCCACTACCTTCGCGGGCACGCGTTCGACGTCATCCACGACAACCAGGGACTCGGTTACGGGCTGCTCGGCCTGCCTGGGCTGGTCGCGACGATCCACCACCCGGTAGCCATCGACCGCGCGTGGGAGCTGGACGGCGCGAGCCCGCAACGCCAACGCGAAGTCCTTGCCTGGTACCGATTCCTGGACATGCAGCGGCGCGTCGCCCGCCGGATCCCCCAGCTCATCGCCCCCGCGGCGGCCGGCGCCGGCGCCACGTCCGCCTGGCTGGGCATCCCGCCGGAGCGCATCACCATCACTCCGCTCGGCGTGGACACCGCCGTCTTCCGGCCGGACCGGTCCACCGGCCGGGTGCCGGGCCGGATCGTCACCACGGCCAGTGCCGACGCCCCCATCAAGGGCCTCGCCGACCTGCTCACCGCGGCGGCGGCGCTGCGGCCCGGGTGGCGGGGAGAGCTGCACGTGGTGGGCACGCTCCGCCCCGGCGGCCCGGCCGCCCGGCAGATCGCCCGCCTCGGCCTTCCCGTGCGCTTCCACCGCGGCCTGACCGATGCGCAACTCGCCGACCTGATCAGCAGTGCCGAAGTGGCCTGCGTGCCGTCGCGCTACGAAGGGTTCTCCCTGCCCGCGCTGGAAGCCATGGCCTGCGGCACGCCACTGGTCTGTACCACCGCCGGGGCGCTGCCCGAAGTCACCGGGCCGGACGGGCACGCCGCCCTGCACGCCGCCCCGGGTGATCCCGCCGCGCTGACGCGAGCCCTGCGAACCCTGCTGTCCGACACCGCGCTCCGGCGAAGGCTCGGCGCCGCCGGAGTCACCCGCGCCGCGCGCTTCACCTGGCGTGCCACCGCCGAAGCCACGGTGGCGGCCTACCGCTCGCACCTGCGTCCGGCGGTGCTGTCGGCGTGCTGA
- a CDS encoding class I SAM-dependent methyltransferase, translated as MLTIDFARFPIGPGDRVLDVGCGSGRHAVEAHRRGATALAVDLDEVALKGITGLDAPSAPILADGTRLPLPDASMTHVILSEILEHVHQHQLLLAEAARVLVPGGRLAVSVPRWFPERVCWLLSKPYHQVAGGHIRIYRRTELRRLITGAGLVLDGHHHAHGLHAPYWWLKCLVGVDRETRLVRHYHDLLVHEIIHGPWPTPALARALDAVVGKSLVVYARKPQ; from the coding sequence GTGCTGACCATCGATTTCGCCCGGTTCCCCATCGGACCCGGGGACCGGGTGCTCGACGTCGGCTGCGGCAGCGGGCGCCACGCCGTCGAAGCGCACCGGCGCGGCGCCACCGCTCTGGCCGTCGACCTCGACGAAGTAGCGCTCAAGGGCATCACGGGCCTGGACGCCCCATCGGCACCGATCCTCGCCGACGGAACCCGCCTGCCCCTTCCCGACGCGTCCATGACCCACGTGATCCTCAGCGAGATCCTCGAACACGTCCACCAGCACCAACTCCTGCTCGCCGAGGCCGCCCGCGTGCTCGTGCCAGGCGGACGGCTCGCGGTGAGCGTCCCCCGCTGGTTCCCCGAACGCGTCTGCTGGCTGCTGTCCAAGCCCTACCACCAGGTGGCCGGCGGGCACATCCGCATCTACCGCCGCACCGAACTGCGCCGGCTGATCACCGGCGCCGGGCTGGTACTCGACGGCCACCACCACGCCCACGGCCTGCACGCGCCCTACTGGTGGCTCAAATGCCTCGTCGGCGTGGACCGGGAAACCCGGCTGGTCCGCCACTACCACGATCTGCTGGTCCACGAAATCATCCACGGCCCGTGGCCCACCCCCGCACTGGCTCGAGCACTCGACGCCGTCGTGGGCAAGAGCCTGGTCGTCTACGCACGCAAACCACAATGA
- a CDS encoding prenyltransferase: MIDFTATADFIVTVQQNDGAIPWFADGPLDPWDHVEAAMGLDAAGLHGAAAAAYRWLARTQNPDGSWFAEYRAGTPSDRGRDANFTAYIAVGALHHHLSTNDTSFLGELWPTIDNAIEFALSLQQDDGTIRWRYHPDGRLADETLLTGCCSIHHALRSASTIAGELGAPRPHWQAAQQRLADAITGAPHLFLPKPLAMDWYYPILGGIVREEAARTRLAQDWSRFVEPGFGVRCVDHEPWITGGETAELALTLAVAGEPDTANTLLRNLIRLRTANGAYWTGYNYRTDTIWPEEQTTWTAGAILLAHAAINAHKPTLRTFGPETVPVNESNC, from the coding sequence ATGATCGACTTCACCGCCACCGCCGATTTCATCGTTACCGTCCAGCAGAACGACGGCGCGATCCCCTGGTTCGCCGACGGTCCACTCGACCCGTGGGACCACGTCGAAGCGGCGATGGGCCTGGATGCGGCCGGGTTGCACGGCGCCGCGGCCGCCGCCTACCGGTGGCTCGCACGCACCCAGAACCCCGACGGCTCCTGGTTCGCCGAATACCGAGCCGGAACGCCGAGCGACCGCGGCCGCGACGCCAACTTCACCGCCTACATCGCTGTCGGTGCCCTCCACCACCATCTGTCCACAAACGACACTTCTTTTCTTGGCGAATTATGGCCCACCATCGACAACGCCATCGAGTTCGCCCTGAGCCTGCAACAAGACGACGGCACCATCCGCTGGCGCTACCACCCCGACGGACGCCTCGCCGACGAAACCCTGCTGACCGGCTGCTGCAGCATCCACCACGCGCTGCGGTCGGCCAGCACGATCGCGGGCGAACTCGGTGCACCTCGCCCGCACTGGCAGGCAGCACAACAACGCCTGGCCGATGCGATCACCGGCGCACCGCACCTCTTCCTGCCCAAGCCACTCGCCATGGACTGGTACTACCCCATACTCGGTGGCATCGTCCGCGAGGAGGCCGCACGAACCCGTCTCGCACAGGACTGGAGCCGGTTCGTCGAGCCGGGCTTCGGGGTTCGCTGCGTCGACCACGAACCTTGGATCACCGGGGGCGAAACCGCCGAACTGGCCTTGACCCTGGCTGTCGCGGGCGAACCGGATACCGCGAACACCTTGCTGCGCAACCTCATCCGGCTGCGCACCGCCAACGGCGCGTACTGGACCGGCTACAACTACCGCACCGACACGATCTGGCCCGAGGAGCAGACCACCTGGACCGCCGGCGCCATCCTCCTCGCCCACGCCGCCATCAACGCCCACAAACCGACGCTGCGAACATTCGGCCCCGAGACGGTCCCCGTCAACGAATCCAACTGCTGA
- a CDS encoding RHS repeat domain-containing protein: MGPALRELRHRAEGRLRRARRLLIREAVPTSFGRLGDRRLGVHTGQPETAGRLSGVNAPTGSHTFTYNDRGALLTGTTPAGTTSEYTYDSAGRLAQRSDTTGVAASTYTNDRLTSQTDPASGTTQPIGYDAAGARHRASGGRGAGGTGHLVREGLPRFPSLWPPW; encoded by the coding sequence ATGGGACCAGCTCTACGCGAGCTACGCCACCGTGCGGAAGGCCGCCTGAGGAGGGCGCGCCGCCTGCTGATCCGCGAGGCGGTACCGACGTCGTTCGGCCGCCTCGGCGATCGGCGGCTTGGTGTCCACACAGGACAGCCGGAAACCGCCGGACGCCTCTCCGGTGTCAATGCACCCACCGGCAGCCACACGTTCACCTACAACGACCGCGGCGCGCTGCTGACCGGCACCACACCCGCGGGAACCACGAGCGAATACACCTATGACTCCGCCGGTCGCCTTGCCCAGCGCAGCGACACCACCGGCGTCGCGGCCTCCACCTACACCAACGACCGCCTCACCAGCCAAACCGACCCCGCGAGCGGCACCACCCAACCAATCGGATACGACGCGGCGGGCGCTCGACACCGGGCCAGCGGTGGGCGCGGTGCCGGAGGTACCGGCCACCTGGTTCGCGAAGGCTTGCCACGGTTTCCGAGTTTGTGGCCACCCTGGTAA
- a CDS encoding LacI family DNA-binding transcriptional regulator, giving the protein MDSRGARREPTMREVAALAKVSTKTVSRVINDLPGAGPEVVERVRAAARTLGYRPNLSASSLRRSDRRSATIGVLLEDLSNPFDSALLRAVEDLARKNDVLVLAGSSEDDTGLQREMLTSLATRRVDGMVVMAAGGHQDALQQERERGMRMVLVDRPPTFQGTDSVTTTNRDSSREAVLQLAGLGHQRIAFLGDRQTLWTSQERYTGYLEGLAHAGLTLREELVHIDLYGPDAAVTATASLFDLNEPPTALFTAQNLVTVGAMRSLRDRGLHRRVALIGFDDFPLADMLEPGVTVLRQDVPALGRKAAELIFDRIKGDQSPPTHAVIPATLIRRGSGEIPPPSRRS; this is encoded by the coding sequence ATGGATTCACGGGGTGCCCGGCGGGAGCCGACCATGCGGGAGGTCGCCGCGCTCGCCAAGGTCAGCACGAAGACGGTGTCGCGCGTGATCAACGACCTGCCCGGGGCCGGCCCCGAGGTGGTCGAACGAGTCCGTGCCGCCGCGCGCACCCTCGGCTACCGGCCCAACCTGTCCGCCAGCAGCCTGCGCCGCTCCGACCGGCGCAGCGCCACCATCGGGGTGCTGCTGGAGGACCTGTCCAACCCGTTCGACTCCGCACTCCTGCGGGCGGTCGAGGACCTGGCGCGGAAGAACGACGTGCTGGTCCTGGCGGGCAGCAGCGAGGACGACACCGGCCTGCAACGCGAAATGCTCACCTCACTGGCCACCCGCCGAGTCGACGGCATGGTCGTCATGGCCGCCGGCGGCCACCAGGACGCGCTGCAGCAGGAACGTGAGCGCGGCATGCGCATGGTGCTGGTCGACCGGCCGCCGACGTTCCAGGGCACCGACAGCGTCACCACGACCAACCGCGACAGCTCGCGGGAAGCCGTGCTCCAGCTCGCGGGCCTCGGCCACCAGCGCATCGCCTTCCTCGGCGACCGGCAGACACTGTGGACGAGCCAGGAGCGCTACACCGGTTACCTGGAAGGGCTCGCCCACGCCGGACTGACCCTGCGGGAAGAACTCGTCCACATCGACCTGTACGGTCCCGACGCCGCGGTAACCGCCACGGCATCCCTGTTCGATCTGAACGAGCCGCCGACCGCGCTGTTCACCGCGCAGAACCTGGTCACCGTCGGCGCGATGCGATCACTGCGCGACCGCGGCCTGCACCGCCGGGTCGCGCTGATCGGCTTCGACGACTTCCCGTTGGCCGACATGCTCGAACCCGGTGTCACGGTCCTGCGCCAGGATGTCCCCGCCCTCGGCCGGAAGGCCGCGGAACTGATCTTCGACCGCATCAAGGGCGACCAGTCCCCGCCGACGCACGCCGTCATCCCGGCCACCCTCATCCGCCGAGGGTCGGGAGAGATCCCACCGCCATCTCGCCGCTCCTGA
- a CDS encoding ricin-type beta-trefoil lectin domain protein: MRSFAVKRLTALLSAVAILAAISAISGPTAQAAPYPEYPYDATDYNEPFRGQFHFSSQGGWMNDVNAPLYYNGTYHLFYQHNPHGLHWDTMHWGHATSTDLVHWTQQPIALEPGTHDATLFSGGGWVDTNNVTGLKTGADAPILLFTNTNGVSIAYSTDGARTFRMYNGGAKVISTPFESRDPKVFWDDARKRWGMVFWGNEGGNVAKFYSSANLLDWTHGGEFRADWLFECPDLYQLPVDGNTANPKWVLQDASGEYVVGALDSAGVFVPDAGWSLPQRLDVGRTSFDGTAYAGLTFTNLPDDRVIQMFWQPGNKGATWTGNASFPARLALRTFAGEGLRVTRDPVHEISSIRQPAQTWSNLTISNDIATNPFNGIAADTYEIEATYDLTGATATDFGFELHRRDDGTRDAAIGYDRIRQTLADAAMPPIDNRVRLRILVDRGQLETFGNDGRISVTDNVDFDSSSRSLGIRAYANNGTVRIESLTFRRLSKAWASAPSGPDQAVGAINWNGTGKCVDRDNATAAVQIWDCRNESNQRWTFTAAGKLRIGNECLDQPAETIGNGARLTTHPCWGGDNQRWIRTGTNQYQNAWSKRCLDLAEGDATNGRRLQVWDCVGGPNQTWNMPTT, encoded by the coding sequence ATGCGCAGCTTTGCCGTCAAGCGCCTCACCGCTCTCCTGTCGGCAGTGGCGATCCTCGCCGCGATCTCCGCGATCTCCGGGCCCACGGCGCAGGCCGCGCCCTACCCGGAATATCCCTACGACGCGACCGACTACAACGAGCCGTTCCGCGGCCAGTTCCACTTCAGTTCGCAGGGTGGCTGGATGAACGACGTGAACGCGCCGTTGTACTACAACGGGACCTACCACCTCTTCTACCAACACAATCCACACGGTCTGCACTGGGACACGATGCACTGGGGTCACGCGACCAGTACGGACCTCGTGCACTGGACACAACAGCCGATCGCCTTGGAGCCGGGCACGCACGACGCCACCCTGTTCTCGGGTGGCGGCTGGGTCGACACCAACAACGTCACCGGCCTCAAAACCGGTGCCGACGCGCCCATTCTGCTCTTCACCAACACCAACGGCGTGTCCATCGCCTACAGCACCGACGGCGCCAGGACGTTCCGGATGTACAACGGCGGTGCCAAAGTGATCTCCACCCCGTTCGAATCCCGTGACCCCAAGGTGTTCTGGGACGACGCACGCAAGCGCTGGGGGATGGTGTTCTGGGGCAACGAAGGCGGCAACGTCGCGAAGTTCTACAGTTCGGCGAACCTGCTCGACTGGACCCATGGCGGCGAGTTCCGCGCCGACTGGCTGTTCGAGTGCCCGGACCTCTACCAACTGCCGGTCGACGGGAACACCGCGAACCCGAAGTGGGTCCTGCAGGACGCCAGTGGCGAGTACGTCGTGGGCGCACTCGACAGCGCGGGCGTCTTCGTGCCGGACGCCGGCTGGTCGTTACCACAACGCCTCGACGTGGGGCGCACCAGCTTCGACGGCACCGCTTACGCCGGCCTCACTTTCACCAACCTGCCCGACGACCGGGTGATCCAGATGTTCTGGCAACCCGGCAACAAGGGCGCGACCTGGACCGGCAACGCGTCGTTCCCGGCGCGACTCGCGCTTCGAACGTTCGCGGGCGAGGGCCTCCGGGTGACCCGCGACCCCGTGCACGAGATTTCGTCGATCCGTCAGCCGGCACAGACCTGGAGCAATCTGACGATCTCGAACGACATCGCGACGAACCCGTTCAACGGCATCGCCGCGGACACCTACGAGATCGAGGCGACCTACGACCTGACCGGAGCCACAGCCACGGACTTCGGCTTCGAACTGCACCGGCGGGACGACGGCACACGTGACGCGGCGATCGGTTACGACCGGATCCGGCAGACCCTGGCCGACGCCGCCATGCCACCCATCGACAACCGGGTAAGGCTGCGAATACTCGTCGATCGCGGGCAACTGGAAACCTTCGGCAACGACGGCAGGATCTCGGTCACCGACAACGTCGACTTCGACTCGTCGAGCCGCAGCCTCGGTATCCGGGCGTACGCCAACAACGGCACCGTCCGGATCGAGTCGCTGACGTTCCGGCGACTGAGCAAGGCATGGGCAAGCGCGCCCAGCGGGCCGGACCAGGCCGTCGGTGCGATCAACTGGAACGGGACAGGCAAGTGCGTCGACCGCGACAACGCCACGGCCGCCGTGCAGATCTGGGACTGCCGGAACGAAAGCAACCAGCGCTGGACCTTCACCGCGGCCGGGAAGCTCAGAATCGGCAACGAATGCCTCGACCAGCCCGCGGAGACCATCGGCAACGGCGCGAGGCTCACCACGCATCCGTGCTGGGGCGGCGACAACCAGCGATGGATCCGCACCGGCACGAACCAATACCAGAACGCGTGGTCGAAACGCTGCCTGGACCTCGCCGAGGGTGATGCGACCAATGGTCGCCGACTACAGGTGTGGGACTGTGTCGGGGGCCCGAACCAGACGTGGAACATGCCGACCACCTGA